In a single window of the Pseudocalidococcus azoricus BACA0444 genome:
- the murJ gene encoding murein biosynthesis integral membrane protein MurJ: MKEKTDPSPSPEDSNSTDNPDGITSTDLGTQPTPTHPSKPVRSLATIATIVAIATLISKLAGLVRQQAIAAEFGVGAAVDAYNYAYVIPGFLFVLLGGINGPFHSSIISVVLKHPKEKAAPLVETVTTLVGGLLLILTGLLILFARPLIQIIAPGASPDIQAIATEQFQIMAPLAVLSGLIGIGFGTLNAADQYWLPSVSPLLSSVTVIIGIWFFSHIYGPAVLAWGTLAGGLLQWFVQIPAQWQAGMGRLRLRFDFNQPEVRELGRLMVPATLSSGMLLISVYISLFFASQLPTGAASALGYAQLLFLTPLGILSNVILVPYMPIFSRLAAPPDWPELKQRIRQSLVLTALSMMPVGAWMAALALPTVRVIYERYAFDFAASRLVAALLLVYAVGMFAYLARDVLVRVFYGLGDGNTPLKITLWGLAFNFGFNFFFTRSFGAPGLAMATVGVNLLSFLALLWILQRRLGGLPWRDLLCPLGGVALASVASGGACWGALQGLKGVMGTEGLVNQLMQLAVAGLAGVVVFGLMIWPMKLTELDFFLAKLYRFLPSNWRRNG, from the coding sequence ATGAAGGAAAAAACAGATCCTTCCCCCTCCCCTGAAGACTCAAATTCAACAGACAATCCTGACGGAATAACCTCAACGGATTTGGGAACCCAGCCGACTCCGACCCATCCATCCAAACCTGTGCGGTCTTTAGCGACCATTGCCACAATTGTTGCCATCGCCACCCTGATTAGTAAGCTGGCTGGTTTAGTTCGTCAACAGGCCATTGCCGCTGAATTTGGAGTTGGGGCCGCGGTGGATGCCTATAACTACGCCTATGTAATTCCGGGATTTTTATTTGTCCTTCTAGGTGGGATCAACGGCCCGTTTCACAGTTCGATTATTAGCGTTGTCCTCAAGCATCCCAAGGAAAAAGCGGCTCCCTTGGTAGAAACAGTCACAACCTTAGTGGGTGGACTCTTATTAATTTTGACAGGACTATTGATCCTATTTGCCAGGCCCCTGATTCAGATCATTGCTCCCGGTGCTTCCCCAGACATTCAGGCCATAGCCACTGAGCAGTTCCAAATCATGGCTCCCTTGGCGGTCTTATCGGGGTTGATTGGGATTGGTTTTGGGACTCTCAATGCCGCAGATCAGTATTGGTTGCCTTCCGTAAGCCCCTTACTGTCCAGCGTCACAGTGATCATTGGCATTTGGTTCTTTAGCCATATTTACGGGCCAGCGGTCTTGGCCTGGGGGACGTTGGCCGGGGGGCTGTTGCAATGGTTTGTCCAAATTCCGGCCCAGTGGCAAGCGGGAATGGGACGACTCCGACTGCGGTTCGACTTTAATCAACCAGAAGTGAGGGAATTGGGGCGGTTAATGGTGCCAGCAACCCTCTCATCGGGGATGTTATTGATCAGCGTCTATATCAGTCTCTTTTTTGCCTCACAGTTACCGACCGGGGCCGCCTCAGCCTTGGGATATGCCCAATTATTGTTTCTCACGCCCTTAGGAATTTTGTCCAATGTAATTTTAGTTCCCTATATGCCCATTTTCTCCCGGTTGGCAGCTCCTCCTGATTGGCCGGAACTGAAACAACGCATTCGCCAAAGCTTAGTCTTAACAGCCCTAAGTATGATGCCAGTGGGGGCCTGGATGGCGGCCTTAGCATTGCCCACGGTGCGGGTTATTTATGAACGGTATGCCTTTGACTTTGCCGCCTCCCGTTTGGTTGCTGCCCTGTTGCTGGTGTATGCGGTGGGGATGTTTGCCTATTTGGCCCGAGATGTTCTAGTCCGGGTGTTTTATGGCCTGGGAGATGGTAATACGCCCCTCAAAATTACCCTCTGGGGCCTCGCTTTTAATTTTGGTTTTAACTTCTTCTTTACTCGCTCCTTTGGCGCACCCGGCCTGGCTATGGCTACCGTAGGGGTAAATCTGCTCTCATTTCTGGCGTTACTGTGGATATTGCAACGGCGACTGGGGGGCTTACCTTGGCGAGATTTGCTTTGTCCCTTGGGGGGGGTGGCGTTGGCCAGTGTGGCTAGTGGTGGAGCCTGTTGGGGAGCATTGCAAGGGTTGAAGGGAGTTATGGGAACTGAGGGGTTAGTGAACCAGTTGATGCAGCTAGCAGTGGCTGGCCTGGCGGGAGTAGTTGTGTTTGGGTTAATGATTTGGCCAATGAAGCTGACAGAACTGGATTTTTTCTTAGCCAAGCTCTACCGATTTCTTCCCTCAAATTGGCGTAGGAATGGGTGA
- a CDS encoding HNH endonuclease signature motif containing protein: MVAREWFSKFQWQWAESHTLATDPANLRLLCPECNARKGVKSIN, from the coding sequence GTGGTAGCCAGAGAATGGTTCAGCAAGTTTCAATGGCAGTGGGCAGAGAGTCACACCCTCGCTACAGACCCAGCCAACCTCCGCCTCCTCTGTCCAGAATGCAACGCCCGCAAGGGTGTCAAATCTATCAACTAA
- a CDS encoding response regulator produces the protein MKKDHDVSKNKSHYSGSIVRNILLKTSAGIAVAIFFSTLVGYVVTYYNVKREILDQELYNLEQKAELYGQNFRDAKFKQTLLKAAILRELNTPHFGDIAEEFNRLFVKMPDGSLRNRPEILRQSWIPQVFIKPGTTLSTSEKRQLLAYYKILSHYGPAWQTIFANLYVEIPKVGIIIYLPHYQIDIEEFFNDYERVNQRRGLTVWLDGHYDQDSKAWVVTYAAPVMTNSNSKVVVGFDLFSERFRNSKLYSSRSQTQSILFDKNGTLIRHPDYASVIKRNEYFNILESNDQSLIDLYKLVINQNTDKQIIDDSNHDQYLIFARIDASDQYLVTTIPKALYFYQSDIFQYTSIFLIIGIVLLLSIVVILMSIMRRQVSVPLLQLTEATEAIASGNLEVNLDFKRRDELGRLAFVFNQMAQELRYAFNCLKKSNEELELRVEERTHELKEAMEQAEAANRAKSSFMANMSHELRTPLNAIIGYSEMLQDDAEDVGADDLIDDLKKIEGAGKHLLGLINDVLDLSKIEAGRMELFLEDFDLAPMIQEVIATIQPLVEKNHNNLQVEMSDNLGSMHSDVTKIRQCLFNLISNASKFTDNGTVCLTVDRMNEGDMDWIVMSVKDSGIGMTPEQQAKLFQAFTQADASTTRKFGGTGLGLSITKKFCQMLGGTINVDSQYGVGSTFTIHLPAILNTLVNINSSQTSNSGTFESTIWTGKTILVIDDDLAIHDLIRHYFEPKGFKVMVADDPEVGLQLAKDHHPHVIILDVIMPKIDGWGVLTRLKADPDLSLIPVIMATIVDDKSMGITLGATDFLVKPIQREQLDKLLKKYQERFTSNLILVVDDDENNRELIQRQLEKDGWEVLVAENGITALNILRQYTPALILLDLMMPGLDGFGVIEQLRQNEQWQDIPVVVITAKTLIDKDRARLYGSVESVLQKGNYSRQSLLQEVRLLIERNHSTFLL, from the coding sequence ATGAAAAAAGATCATGATGTGAGCAAGAATAAATCTCACTATTCCGGTTCGATTGTTCGGAACATTCTCCTCAAAACGAGTGCAGGTATTGCAGTAGCAATATTTTTTTCAACCCTAGTTGGCTATGTTGTCACCTATTACAACGTCAAGAGAGAAATACTTGATCAAGAGCTTTATAACCTGGAACAAAAAGCTGAACTCTACGGACAAAACTTTAGGGATGCCAAATTTAAGCAAACCCTACTAAAGGCAGCAATTTTGCGAGAGTTAAATACTCCACATTTCGGTGATATTGCTGAGGAATTTAACCGCCTATTTGTGAAAATGCCTGATGGTTCATTGCGAAATCGCCCAGAAATTTTACGGCAAAGCTGGATTCCACAAGTTTTTATTAAGCCAGGTACGACCTTATCAACCTCAGAAAAACGGCAATTACTGGCTTACTATAAAATTCTTAGCCACTATGGGCCGGCCTGGCAGACTATTTTTGCCAATCTCTATGTTGAAATCCCTAAAGTCGGCATCATTATTTATTTACCTCATTACCAGATTGATATTGAAGAATTTTTTAATGATTATGAACGAGTTAATCAGAGGCGAGGTTTGACGGTTTGGTTGGATGGTCATTATGATCAAGACTCCAAGGCCTGGGTTGTGACTTATGCCGCACCTGTGATGACCAACTCTAATTCCAAAGTTGTGGTGGGATTTGATTTATTTTCTGAACGGTTTAGAAATTCAAAGTTATATTCTTCGCGCTCTCAGACCCAAAGTATTTTGTTTGATAAAAATGGGACTTTGATTCGACATCCCGACTACGCAAGTGTTATTAAGCGGAATGAATATTTTAATATTTTAGAGAGTAATGATCAAAGTCTTATTGACCTCTATAAGCTAGTGATTAACCAGAATACTGATAAGCAGATTATAGATGATAGTAATCATGATCAATATTTAATCTTTGCTAGAATTGATGCTTCTGATCAATATTTAGTGACAACAATACCTAAGGCTTTATACTTTTATCAAAGTGACATCTTTCAATATACCTCGATCTTTTTGATTATTGGTATTGTATTACTACTTTCCATTGTTGTGATACTAATGTCTATTATGCGGCGACAGGTTTCTGTGCCTTTATTACAGCTGACGGAAGCAACTGAAGCAATTGCATCTGGTAATTTAGAGGTTAACTTAGATTTTAAGCGCAGAGACGAACTGGGGCGATTAGCTTTTGTCTTTAATCAAATGGCCCAAGAACTCCGCTATGCGTTTAACTGTCTGAAAAAGTCTAATGAAGAATTAGAACTCCGGGTTGAAGAACGCACCCATGAACTGAAGGAAGCGATGGAGCAAGCTGAGGCGGCCAATAGAGCAAAAAGTTCCTTTATGGCCAATATGAGTCACGAACTGAGAACGCCCTTGAATGCAATTATCGGCTATAGCGAGATGCTCCAAGATGATGCAGAGGATGTTGGTGCAGATGATTTAATTGATGATCTTAAAAAAATTGAAGGTGCGGGAAAGCATTTACTTGGACTCATTAACGATGTCTTAGATTTATCTAAAATCGAAGCAGGACGCATGGAGCTTTTTCTGGAAGATTTTGATTTGGCCCCTATGATTCAGGAGGTGATCGCGACAATTCAACCTTTAGTCGAGAAGAATCATAACAATTTACAGGTTGAGATGTCTGACAATTTGGGGTCAATGCATTCTGATGTTACTAAAATTCGTCAATGTTTGTTTAATTTAATTAGTAACGCGAGTAAGTTCACCGATAATGGTACTGTTTGTCTTACTGTTGATCGAATGAATGAAGGTGATATGGATTGGATTGTTATGAGTGTTAAAGACTCGGGAATTGGCATGACACCTGAGCAACAAGCAAAATTATTCCAAGCATTTACCCAGGCCGATGCTTCGACAACGCGTAAATTTGGTGGCACTGGCCTGGGTTTATCTATTACAAAAAAGTTTTGTCAAATGCTAGGTGGAACAATAAACGTTGATAGTCAATATGGTGTCGGTTCTACCTTTACGATTCATTTGCCAGCAATACTTAACACCCTTGTAAATATTAATTCCAGTCAAACATCTAACTCAGGTACTTTTGAAAGCACCATCTGGACTGGTAAGACAATTTTGGTAATTGATGATGACTTAGCAATCCATGATTTGATTCGACATTATTTTGAACCTAAGGGCTTTAAGGTGATGGTCGCTGATGATCCAGAAGTTGGCTTACAGCTTGCTAAGGATCACCACCCCCATGTGATTATCTTAGATGTAATTATGCCCAAAATAGATGGGTGGGGAGTCTTGACCAGGCTTAAAGCTGATCCTGATTTATCTTTAATTCCGGTGATCATGGCAACGATTGTTGATGATAAAAGTATGGGGATCACCTTAGGTGCTACTGATTTTTTAGTCAAGCCCATTCAACGAGAACAACTGGATAAATTATTGAAGAAATATCAAGAAAGATTTACTTCTAACCTGATTTTGGTTGTGGATGATGATGAGAATAATCGTGAATTAATTCAACGACAATTAGAAAAGGATGGCTGGGAAGTCTTAGTAGCAGAGAATGGTATCACTGCTCTCAACATCTTAAGACAATATACCCCTGCCCTTATTCTGCTTGATTTGATGATGCCTGGATTGGATGGGTTTGGGGTAATCGAGCAGTTACGCCAAAATGAACAATGGCAGGATATTCCTGTTGTGGTGATTACTGCCAAAACATTGATCGATAAAGATCGAGCGCGTTTATATGGTTCTGTTGAAAGTGTCCTGCAAAAAGGCAATTATAGTCGGCAAAGTTTATTGCAGGAAGTTCGATTATTGATTGAGAGAAATCATTCTACTTTTTTACTATAG
- a CDS encoding SpoIIE family protein phosphatase, whose amino-acid sequence MSTSESDSVSASHQQVTEVLSLLRHELRTPVNGILGYSEIILDDLEGDESLSSNQTIINALNSLQICGQKILTNVNNHLVISTELVNNFESDFITVINLLTHDIVPIIDDIFEDCEILHHEEQLKASGTDIEKIESSTKNLKKIINLISQIKIASAEDILCIFRGENKHIENVQVNNPQNNRLKSDSEQKFGVILVVDDVENNRVLFSRQLQRQGYEVDTAVDGYQALEKLSHRAYDLILLDYMMPELNGFQVLSRLKSDQKLRHIPVIMISANDEIDQVIRCIEIGAEDYLPKPLNSTLLRARITSTLDKKQLRDREQDYLRQVESLSAKMTKELEMGRQMQLNFLPRELVQHPSWQFSAFFKPARQVAGDFYDLFELTENRVGIVIADVCDKGVGAALFMALFRSLIRIFSFQIQMGHRATFSPCSDSLSDLPILKPEQILAAIALTNDYVAIHHGDLSMFATLFFGILDLNTGELAYINGGHEPLIIISSDGKIKEHLKATGPAVGMMPQITFRTANTQIEPGETLIGYTDGVSEARDQEGKFFSKDQLYQIIQKPFNSGSGLIEMIKVSVLSHIDTAEQFDDITLLAIHHRGSPSPS is encoded by the coding sequence ATGAGTACATCTGAATCTGACTCAGTTTCCGCTTCTCATCAGCAGGTGACTGAGGTGTTGTCATTGCTCAGACATGAGTTACGCACCCCAGTTAACGGTATTTTGGGCTATAGCGAAATTATTTTGGATGATTTAGAAGGTGATGAGTCTTTGTCATCAAATCAGACTATTATCAACGCGCTTAACTCACTTCAAATTTGTGGACAAAAGATACTTACGAATGTCAACAATCATCTAGTGATTTCTACAGAGTTAGTCAATAATTTTGAATCTGATTTTATAACTGTTATTAATTTACTGACCCATGACATCGTTCCAATCATTGATGATATCTTTGAAGATTGTGAGATTCTTCACCATGAAGAACAACTAAAGGCATCAGGGACAGATATTGAAAAAATTGAAAGCTCAACTAAAAACCTCAAGAAAATCATTAATTTAATTTCTCAGATAAAGATTGCTTCAGCCGAGGATATTCTTTGCATATTTAGAGGCGAAAATAAACATATTGAAAATGTCCAAGTTAACAATCCTCAAAACAACAGATTAAAGAGTGATTCAGAGCAGAAATTTGGAGTCATATTAGTTGTTGACGATGTTGAAAATAATCGAGTCTTGTTCTCTCGACAATTACAACGCCAAGGGTATGAGGTTGATACAGCCGTTGATGGGTATCAAGCCCTAGAAAAGCTGTCACATAGGGCATATGATTTAATTCTTTTAGATTATATGATGCCAGAACTGAACGGATTTCAGGTCCTAAGTCGCCTTAAGTCTGATCAAAAATTGCGGCATATCCCAGTGATTATGATTTCTGCTAATGATGAAATTGATCAAGTTATTCGCTGTATTGAAATTGGGGCAGAGGACTATTTACCCAAGCCCTTAAATTCAACTTTACTACGGGCCAGAATTACTTCAACACTCGATAAAAAACAACTCCGAGATCGGGAGCAGGATTACTTACGGCAAGTGGAATCACTTTCCGCCAAAATGACCAAAGAGCTGGAAATGGGGCGGCAGATGCAACTTAATTTCTTACCTCGGGAACTGGTGCAGCATCCAAGTTGGCAGTTTTCAGCATTCTTTAAGCCGGCGCGGCAGGTGGCTGGAGATTTTTATGACCTATTTGAATTAACTGAAAACCGTGTGGGAATTGTCATCGCTGATGTTTGTGATAAAGGGGTTGGGGCCGCCCTTTTCATGGCTTTATTTCGGAGTTTAATTCGGATTTTTTCATTTCAGATTCAAATGGGCCATAGGGCAACTTTCTCGCCATGCAGTGATAGTTTAAGTGATTTACCCATCCTAAAGCCTGAGCAGATTTTGGCAGCTATTGCCCTAACAAACGATTATGTTGCGATTCACCACGGCGATTTGAGTATGTTTGCAACATTATTTTTTGGCATATTGGATTTAAATACTGGTGAATTAGCCTATATCAATGGCGGCCATGAACCTTTAATTATTATTTCAAGTGATGGAAAAATCAAAGAGCACCTGAAAGCAACTGGCCCAGCCGTGGGAATGATGCCCCAAATTACCTTTAGAACCGCGAACACCCAAATTGAACCGGGTGAAACCTTAATCGGATATACGGATGGCGTTTCTGAAGCCAGAGATCAAGAAGGGAAGTTTTTTTCCAAAGACCAATTATATCAAATTATTCAGAAACCATTTAACTCTGGATCGGGTTTAATAGAGATGATTAAAGTAAGTGTCTTAAGCCATATAGATACGGCCGAGCAATTTGATGATATTACCTTACTGGCCATCCATCACCGAGGCTCCCCCAGTCCTTCCTAG
- a CDS encoding response regulator produces MARILLVEDNELNRDMLSRRLIKKGYEIIFAVDGSQAINLGISEKPDIILMDISLPIIDGWTATQTLKNNPETQHIPIIALTAHAMAGDKEKALAAGCDDYDTKPIELPRLLGKIEQHLHHQN; encoded by the coding sequence ATGGCTCGAATTTTACTCGTCGAAGACAATGAACTGAATCGAGATATGTTATCTCGTCGCCTGATTAAAAAGGGCTATGAAATTATTTTTGCCGTAGATGGTTCTCAGGCTATAAATCTGGGTATTTCCGAAAAGCCAGACATTATTTTAATGGATATTAGTTTACCGATTATTGACGGATGGACAGCAACCCAAACGCTGAAGAACAATCCCGAAACTCAACATATCCCCATTATTGCTCTCACAGCCCATGCAATGGCCGGGGACAAGGAGAAAGCCTTAGCCGCCGGATGTGATGATTACGATACAAAGCCCATCGAATTACCTCGTTTACTGGGCAAAATTGAGCAACATCTTCATCATCAGAACTGA
- the mltA gene encoding murein transglycosylase A, with protein sequence MVSVLPKIVATVVAPIVLGFSGEMVALSELSLPFRPIPTSEVNPMAGLDQRLWGPGNDRSRLLAAINQSLVYLNSPKAITDYEKYTAPNQPGAALGPNLRQRVIQSLRRFRQLVTHSPNPQALQAAVKKEFAFYQAVGNDQAGTVHFTGYYEAVYSASLVPTLEYRYPIYGRPVGFETWPQPHPTRLELEGKDGLQGSQGKLKGLELAWLKDRLEAFLIQVQGSAQLQLTNGQIMTVGYAGKTNFPYTSIGQELIKDGKIPREELTLPRLIAYFQANPSEMNNYIPRNESFVFFRNTQGGQAEGSINVPVTAERSIATDKSLWPPGALAIINTVIPPKLTQGHNSGQPVSRFVLDQDTGSAIKGPGRVDIFMGTGNVAKARAGLINTDGELYYLLLK encoded by the coding sequence ATGGTATCTGTTTTACCTAAAATAGTTGCGACAGTGGTGGCTCCAATAGTGCTGGGGTTTAGTGGGGAAATGGTGGCTCTGTCCGAACTCTCCTTGCCCTTTCGCCCTATACCGACTAGTGAAGTTAACCCCATGGCTGGTTTGGATCAGAGATTATGGGGGCCTGGTAATGATCGGTCACGGTTATTAGCCGCTATTAATCAAAGTCTGGTGTATCTTAATTCTCCTAAAGCAATCACTGATTATGAAAAATACACGGCCCCTAACCAGCCCGGTGCAGCCCTTGGCCCCAATCTCAGGCAGCGGGTCATCCAAAGTTTACGACGATTCCGCCAATTGGTTACCCACAGCCCAAACCCCCAGGCCTTGCAAGCGGCTGTAAAAAAAGAGTTTGCTTTTTATCAAGCTGTCGGGAATGACCAGGCCGGAACCGTACATTTTACAGGCTATTACGAAGCTGTCTATTCTGCTAGTCTGGTTCCTACCCTTGAATATCGCTATCCCATTTATGGCCGTCCAGTAGGTTTTGAAACTTGGCCCCAACCTCATCCCACACGTTTGGAATTAGAGGGAAAAGATGGCTTGCAAGGCTCCCAAGGAAAATTAAAGGGGCTAGAATTGGCCTGGCTCAAGGATCGGCTGGAGGCCTTTTTAATTCAGGTGCAAGGCTCAGCCCAGTTACAACTCACCAATGGGCAAATAATGACCGTTGGCTATGCGGGTAAAACTAATTTTCCCTACACCAGCATTGGTCAGGAATTAATTAAGGATGGTAAGATTCCCCGTGAAGAGCTGACCCTCCCCCGACTGATTGCTTATTTCCAGGCCAATCCCTCAGAAATGAACAATTATATTCCTCGGAATGAAAGCTTTGTATTTTTTCGGAACACCCAAGGAGGGCAAGCCGAGGGGAGCATCAATGTCCCAGTTACCGCCGAGCGTTCCATTGCCACGGATAAAAGTCTCTGGCCTCCCGGTGCTTTGGCGATTATCAATACGGTAATTCCTCCTAAGCTTACACAAGGTCATAACTCTGGGCAGCCCGTTAGTCGTTTTGTCTTAGATCAAGATACGGGCAGTGCCATTAAGGGGCCAGGGCGGGTGGATATTTTTATGGGCACTGGAAATGTTGCCAAAGCGAGGGCAGGCCTGATCAATACCGATGGTGAACTCTACTATTTACTCTTAAAATAA
- a CDS encoding DM13 domain-containing protein yields MRIQPAKRFKSSVRSVMVGLAAAGLGLVGGIHASFASPEFLSPTNPNQLLAQASTVVSSGQFVAGEKPTKGMAKIVNQGGKKVLQLDQAFNTSSMGPDLVVILHKSKNPIAGAKAPFSLKSGDYVVLAPLQKFQGAQSYTIPENVNLANYKSVGIWCRKFNATFGYAALQ; encoded by the coding sequence ATGAGAATTCAGCCTGCAAAACGATTCAAGTCTTCGGTTCGCTCTGTAATGGTCGGTTTAGCTGCGGCGGGCCTGGGACTCGTGGGGGGTATTCATGCCAGTTTCGCCAGCCCTGAGTTTTTATCTCCGACCAATCCAAACCAACTCCTTGCCCAGGCCAGCACAGTGGTCAGTTCCGGTCAATTTGTGGCTGGGGAGAAACCGACCAAAGGCATGGCCAAAATTGTCAATCAAGGCGGCAAAAAGGTTCTCCAATTAGACCAGGCGTTTAACACCTCATCTATGGGGCCAGATTTGGTGGTGATTTTGCACAAGTCTAAAAATCCAATCGCTGGTGCTAAAGCTCCCTTTTCCCTCAAGTCTGGGGATTATGTTGTGCTGGCTCCCCTCCAAAAGTTCCAAGGGGCCCAAAGCTATACCATTCCTGAAAATGTGAACTTGGCAAACTACAAATCTGTGGGGATTTGGTGTCGGAAGTTTAACGCCACCTTTGGCTATGCGGCTCTCCAGTAA
- a CDS encoding adenylate/guanylate cyclase domain-containing protein, with product MPEIYCRPDGETVPINPNETVLDALLRANIDHTHVCGGHANCSTCRIMVLDGIEHCTLPSGPELALAKKLDFPFHIRLACQTKVSQGKVEIRRMVLDRDDIGLVDQQLAHRGTGAKKNVALLVAGIRGEAEFDEVNFPFDVVYVISRYFNRLHQVVSKFGGTLNNFLGNRAIATFGVEERENSARQAIWAALEMQTAMGELNHFLQTLSYQPLQLTIGVHFGPVVLVPVDPTRPELVSPFGEAVNVATLIEAANKNAGTSLLVSGDAHQQVKDAVTTQRTGRLARTGGDLTLVEITAITGEPPFVNSIVSQATAPGLSLGQRVTAFMNRFKK from the coding sequence ATGCCAGAAATTTATTGCCGTCCCGATGGCGAAACAGTGCCAATTAACCCCAATGAGACGGTGCTGGATGCCCTGTTACGAGCCAATATTGACCATACCCATGTCTGTGGTGGCCATGCCAATTGCTCGACCTGTCGCATCATGGTCTTAGATGGGATTGAGCATTGCACACTGCCTTCGGGGCCTGAACTAGCCCTAGCCAAAAAGCTGGATTTTCCCTTTCATATTCGCTTGGCCTGCCAAACCAAAGTCTCCCAAGGCAAGGTGGAAATTCGCCGCATGGTGTTAGATCGAGATGACATTGGCCTGGTGGATCAGCAATTAGCCCATCGGGGGACTGGCGCAAAGAAAAATGTGGCTCTCCTGGTGGCTGGAATTCGGGGCGAGGCGGAGTTTGATGAGGTCAATTTTCCCTTTGATGTCGTTTATGTCATTAGCCGCTACTTTAATCGCCTCCATCAGGTCGTTAGCAAGTTTGGGGGCACGCTCAACAACTTTCTGGGGAATAGAGCGATTGCCACCTTTGGCGTAGAGGAACGTGAGAATTCGGCTCGCCAGGCCATTTGGGCAGCTTTAGAAATGCAAACGGCGATGGGTGAACTAAACCATTTTCTCCAGACCCTGTCCTACCAACCCTTGCAACTTACGATCGGTGTCCATTTTGGGCCTGTGGTTCTAGTCCCTGTGGATCCAACCCGTCCAGAACTTGTCAGCCCTTTTGGGGAAGCCGTCAACGTCGCCACCTTGATTGAAGCTGCGAATAAAAACGCTGGGACAAGCCTGCTAGTGTCTGGGGATGCCCATCAGCAAGTCAAAGATGCTGTGACGACTCAACGCACGGGCCGCCTGGCGAGAACCGGAGGAGATTTAACCCTGGTGGAAATTACTGCCATTACCGGAGAACCTCCCTTCGTAAATTCAATAGTTTCCCAGGCCACAGCACCAGGCCTATCTTTGGGACAACGGGTGACAGCATTCATGAACCGATTTAAAAAATAA